One window from the genome of Paraclostridium sordellii encodes:
- a CDS encoding ATP-binding cassette domain-containing protein gives MTLSIKKLDKHYGEKCIYENFKIDFDDNKVNCILGKSGCGKSTLLNLISGILKSDNTDFKKIDKKNISYIFQEASLIPWLTIEENLQLVGKKFYKKHELKNITNKYMNLVDIETYKNMYPQKVSGGIRQRCNVARAFVKPSKYILMDEPFKSIDIKIKNNIMEKIKYILKNEMKTVIFVTHDLDEAIFLGDKIFIIGENPVKVKAVFESIKNLSKEDILKFI, from the coding sequence ATGACTTTATCAATTAAAAAACTAGATAAACATTATGGAGAAAAATGCATATATGAAAATTTTAAAATTGATTTTGATGATAATAAAGTAAACTGTATCCTAGGTAAATCAGGATGTGGGAAAAGCACTTTATTAAATTTAATATCGGGTATTTTAAAAAGTGACAATACTGATTTTAAAAAAATAGATAAAAAAAATATTAGTTATATATTTCAAGAGGCCAGTTTAATACCTTGGTTAACTATTGAAGAAAACTTACAATTAGTTGGGAAAAAGTTTTATAAAAAACACGAATTAAAAAATATTACAAATAAATATATGAACTTAGTAGATATAGAAACGTATAAAAATATGTATCCTCAAAAGGTTAGCGGGGGAATAAGACAAAGGTGTAATGTAGCGAGAGCATTTGTGAAGCCATCCAAGTATATATTAATGGATGAACCATTTAAATCAATAGATATAAAAATAAAAAATAATATCATGGAAAAAATAAAATATATCTTAAAAAATGAAATGAAAACTGTTATTTTTGTAACTCATGATTTAGATGAAGCCATTTTTTTAGGGGATAAAATATTTATAATAGGTGAAAATCCAGTTAAAGTTAAAGCAGTTTTTGAAAGTATAAAAAATTTAAGTAAAGAAGATATCCTAAAATTTATATAA
- a CDS encoding ABC transporter permease, translated as MKRYFTRNNIEVLIFCIVLLSVWQGIAININNDIYLPKMEQVLSSLGEILNQKNFYLNIGMTILRTSVSFAISMIMAIVLGVLSYLSKTFSNLLKPINTIIQSVPTMILVVLILIWFDKDKAPFLIGVFIVFPILYETVLGALKNIDKSIIEMIYIYDINLVEKIKNIYIPIININLFPILVSTYSLAFKVIIAGEIYGQPMYGVGSVIQIEKTNFNTSAIFAWIVVILVISILLSNLQKYIMKRNYKWRRQ; from the coding sequence ATGAAAAGGTATTTTACAAGAAATAATATAGAAGTTTTAATATTTTGTATAGTACTCCTTAGTGTATGGCAGGGGATAGCCATAAATATAAATAACGATATATATCTTCCTAAAATGGAACAAGTTTTAAGTAGTTTAGGAGAAATTTTAAATCAAAAAAATTTTTACTTAAATATAGGTATGACTATTTTAAGAACTAGTGTAAGTTTTGCTATATCTATGATTATGGCTATAGTACTGGGAGTTTTATCTTACTTAAGCAAAACTTTTAGTAATTTATTAAAACCAATAAATACTATTATACAATCAGTACCAACTATGATTTTAGTAGTATTGATATTAATATGGTTTGATAAAGATAAAGCACCATTTTTAATTGGAGTATTTATTGTGTTTCCAATTTTATATGAAACTGTTCTTGGAGCCTTAAAAAATATAGATAAAAGCATAATTGAAATGATTTATATATATGATATTAATTTAGTTGAAAAAATAAAAAACATATACATACCTATAATTAACATAAATTTATTTCCTATATTGGTATCTACATATTCTTTGGCGTTTAAAGTTATAATTGCAGGTGAAATATACGGTCAACCAATGTATGGGGTTGGAAGTGTGATACAAATAGAAAAAACTAATTTTAATACATCAGCTATATTTGCTTGGATAGTTGTGATATTAGTTATATCGATACTACTAAGTAATCTTCAAAAGTATATTATGAAAAGAAATTATAAATGGAGAAGACAATGA
- a CDS encoding ABC transporter substrate-binding protein yields MKKRMIKILILAICIACLSGCSSKENLKEDVSVKVSMPDGLPSIALSKLAFENKNIKDGYNVNYNIEKTPDNLSTTVMKGEADIAVVPSNMAAIAYNKTKNYEIAGTTGLGSFYLVSNDDIGGFKDLKGKEVVNTGKGLTPDITNKFIIKSNGLNEKDINFTYVNSANELVPMIVSKKANTAIVPEPALTALKIKNPEIKVVKSLNEEYKNITKSDYGYPQATIIVKSDFAKNNKEFVNLFLEGVKESIIFVNSNPDKAGEYCEKIGVGTKKEVINKSIENANLQFIGVEESIKDYKGYYKILSEYDVKSIGGKIPDEKVFYKK; encoded by the coding sequence TTGAAAAAAAGAATGATAAAAATATTAATACTTGCAATATGTATTGCTTGTTTATCGGGATGTAGTAGCAAAGAAAATTTAAAGGAAGATGTAAGTGTAAAAGTATCCATGCCAGATGGACTACCATCAATAGCTTTGTCAAAGTTAGCTTTTGAAAATAAAAATATAAAAGATGGATACAATGTAAATTATAATATAGAAAAAACTCCAGATAATCTATCAACCACAGTAATGAAAGGAGAAGCTGATATTGCTGTGGTACCTTCCAATATGGCAGCTATTGCTTACAATAAAACTAAAAACTATGAAATTGCAGGAACTACAGGACTGGGTTCTTTTTATCTTGTATCTAATGATGATATAGGAGGGTTTAAAGATTTAAAAGGAAAAGAAGTAGTAAACACTGGAAAAGGTTTAACTCCTGATATTACGAATAAGTTTATAATAAAATCAAATGGATTAAATGAAAAAGATATTAACTTTACATATGTAAACTCTGCAAATGAATTAGTTCCTATGATAGTATCAAAAAAGGCAAATACTGCAATAGTTCCAGAACCAGCACTAACTGCATTAAAAATTAAAAATCCAGAAATAAAAGTAGTAAAAAGTTTAAATGAAGAATATAAGAATATAACTAAATCAGATTATGGATATCCTCAGGCAACTATAATTGTAAAATCAGATTTTGCTAAAAATAATAAAGAGTTTGTAAATTTATTTCTAGAAGGAGTTAAAGAATCTATTATATTTGTAAATTCAAATCCAGACAAAGCTGGAGAATATTGCGAAAAAATTGGAGTTGGAACTAAGAAAGAGGTTATAAATAAATCTATAGAAAATGCAAATTTACAATTTATAGGGGTTGAGGAGTCAATAAAAGATTATAAGGGCTACTACAAGATATTATCTGAATATGATGTTAAATCTATAGGTGGGAAAATTCCTGATGAAAAGGTATTTTACAAGAAATAA
- a CDS encoding energy-coupling factor transporter transmembrane component T family protein has translation MKTTMLSYIKENSPIHRLTGATKLIFFITWSIAAMITYDTRVLVSMFIFSLIVFKISKIKFSDVAFVVYFILFFMLLNNIAIFILGPYQGVEIYGSRTDLLKLIGPYTITSEQLFYQLNFNLKILATIPMALLFIVTTDPSEFAASLNKLGINYKIAYSVAIALRYIPDIQRDYHDISYAQQARGIDMSKKEKLSKRLKNISSILMPLIFSSLERIEIISCAMELRGFGNKRKRTWYNAKQFRQSDYVVIILGILILICSMYITFKNGSRFYNPFI, from the coding sequence ATGAAGACAACAATGCTATCATATATAAAAGAAAATTCGCCTATTCATAGATTGACAGGAGCTACTAAACTTATATTTTTTATAACATGGTCTATTGCAGCCATGATAACTTATGATACTAGAGTTCTTGTATCAATGTTTATATTTAGTCTAATAGTATTTAAAATATCTAAAATAAAATTTAGTGATGTAGCATTTGTAGTATACTTTATTTTATTTTTTATGTTACTAAATAATATTGCTATATTTATATTAGGTCCATACCAAGGTGTTGAGATTTATGGAAGTAGAACAGATTTATTAAAGTTAATAGGTCCATATACAATAACTTCAGAGCAATTATTTTATCAGTTAAATTTCAACTTAAAGATATTAGCGACTATACCTATGGCACTTTTATTTATAGTGACTACGGATCCTAGTGAATTTGCAGCATCTTTAAATAAATTAGGGATAAATTATAAAATTGCATATTCTGTTGCAATTGCATTAAGATATATACCAGATATACAAAGGGATTATCATGACATTTCATATGCACAACAAGCTAGAGGAATAGATATGTCAAAGAAAGAAAAGTTAAGTAAAAGGCTTAAAAATATATCTTCTATACTTATGCCATTAATATTTTCTAGTTTAGAAAGAATTGAAATTATAAGTTGCGCTATGGAACTTAGAGGATTTGGTAACAAAAGAAAACGTACATGGTATAATGCTAAACAATTTAGACAGAGTGATTATGTAGTTATAATACTTGGAATATTAATATTAATATGTTCAATGTATATAACTTTTAAAAATGGAAGTAGATTCTATAATCCGTTTATATAA
- a CDS encoding ABC transporter ATP-binding protein, protein MKKKIIEFKDFTFKYRVQAKPTLKNINLTIYEGEKVLVVGPSGSGKSTLAHCINGLTPFYYQGTSQGSLKIMDKETKDMSIFEISKLVGTVLQDPDSQFIGLTVAEDIAFKLENDCTSQKKMKSMVEKVSKLVGIDKQLESSPYSLSGGQKQRVTLAGVTVDEVDILLFDEPLASLDPATGKSAIELIEKIKNETEKTMLIIEHRLEDVLHCDVDRIIVMNDGEIVADMNADELISSDILIKSGIREPLYITALKYAGVNVTKDMKPGHIDTIDIDKFSDKLRNWDKEVVINNTYKNSEVLLELKNISFQYEKKKPILKDVSFKINKGEMVSIVGKNGAGKSTISKLICGFYKQTNGEIFLNNREITNDSIKERAEKIGIVMQNPNQMISKTMIFDEVALGLRFRGIDESEIKDRVYETLKVCGLYEYRNWPISALSYGQKKRVTIASILVLNPEIIILDEPTAGQDFKHYNEIMEFLLNLNKKGVTIIMITHDMHLMLEYTNRAIVLADGMKLADDTAANILTNKEVIKKANLKETSVYELAVKCRISDSRNFVNKFINYDRGIRRV, encoded by the coding sequence ATGAAAAAGAAAATAATAGAATTCAAAGATTTTACCTTTAAATATAGAGTTCAAGCTAAACCTACTTTGAAAAATATAAATCTTACTATATATGAAGGTGAAAAAGTTTTAGTAGTAGGCCCATCTGGTTCTGGAAAAAGTACATTAGCTCATTGCATAAATGGATTAACTCCTTTTTATTATCAAGGAACTAGTCAAGGAAGCTTGAAAATAATGGATAAAGAAACTAAGGATATGAGCATATTTGAGATTTCAAAACTTGTAGGTACGGTACTTCAAGATCCAGATAGTCAATTTATAGGATTAACAGTAGCTGAAGATATAGCTTTTAAATTAGAAAATGATTGTACCTCACAAAAGAAAATGAAATCTATGGTAGAAAAAGTATCAAAATTAGTTGGAATAGATAAACAATTAGAATCATCTCCATATAGTTTATCTGGAGGTCAAAAACAAAGAGTTACACTTGCAGGAGTAACAGTTGATGAAGTAGATATATTATTATTTGATGAACCTCTAGCTAGTTTGGATCCTGCAACGGGGAAAAGTGCAATAGAACTTATTGAAAAGATTAAAAATGAAACTGAGAAAACAATGCTTATAATAGAACATAGATTAGAAGATGTTCTTCACTGTGATGTAGATAGAATTATAGTTATGAATGATGGTGAAATTGTAGCTGATATGAATGCAGATGAATTAATTTCATCAGATATACTAATTAAAAGTGGAATTCGTGAACCTTTATACATAACAGCTCTTAAATACGCAGGTGTTAATGTAACTAAAGACATGAAACCTGGACATATAGATACAATTGATATTGATAAGTTTAGTGATAAACTTAGAAACTGGGATAAGGAAGTTGTTATTAACAATACTTACAAAAATAGCGAAGTTTTATTAGAATTAAAAAATATATCGTTCCAATATGAAAAGAAAAAGCCTATTTTAAAAGATGTATCGTTTAAAATCAATAAAGGTGAGATGGTGAGTATAGTAGGTAAAAATGGAGCAGGTAAATCAACTATATCTAAACTTATTTGTGGATTTTATAAGCAAACAAATGGAGAGATATTTTTAAATAATAGAGAAATAACAAATGATTCAATAAAAGAACGTGCAGAAAAGATTGGAATAGTAATGCAAAATCCAAATCAAATGATATCCAAGACTATGATATTTGATGAGGTAGCTTTAGGTCTTAGATTTAGAGGAATAGATGAATCTGAAATTAAAGATAGAGTATATGAAACACTAAAAGTATGTGGATTGTATGAATATAGAAATTGGCCGATATCTGCTTTAAGTTACGGGCAAAAAAAGCGTGTTACTATTGCATCTATACTAGTATTAAATCCAGAAATAATAATTTTAGATGAACCTACTGCAGGTCAAGATTTTAAACATTATAATGAAATTATGGAATTTTTACTTAATTTAAATAAAAAAGGTGTAACAATAATTATGATAACTCATGATATGCACTTAATGCTTGAATACACTAATAGAGCCATAGTATTAGCTGATGGAATGAAATTAGCTGATGACACGGCAGCTAATATACTAACGAATAAAGAAGTTATAAAAAAGGCAAATTTAAAAGAAACATCCGTTTATGAATTAGCGGTAAAATGTAGAATAAGTGATTCTAGAAATTTTGTAAATAAATTTATAAATTATGATAGGGGGATCAGAAGAGTATGA
- a CDS encoding ECF-type riboflavin transporter substrate-binding protein has protein sequence MGNKLSIKTIVAIGIGSAVFMILGRFGSIPTGIPNTNIETAYAFLALMALMYGPLAGFLIGLIGHCLKDAIFYGSPWFSWVIASAVVGLVVGLISKKINISGGEFNKKEIILFNITQIIANALAWFVVAPTLDIVIYAEPASKVYLQGFLGGTANILTVAILGTAIIKSYAKTKIPTGSLDKEL, from the coding sequence ATGGGAAATAAGCTTAGCATAAAAACTATCGTTGCAATTGGAATAGGATCTGCTGTATTTATGATACTTGGACGTTTTGGATCAATACCGACTGGAATCCCTAATACAAATATAGAAACCGCATATGCTTTCTTAGCTTTAATGGCACTTATGTATGGGCCTTTAGCAGGTTTTTTAATAGGTCTTATAGGACACTGTTTAAAAGATGCTATATTTTATGGATCACCATGGTTTAGTTGGGTAATAGCATCTGCAGTAGTTGGATTAGTTGTAGGTCTTATATCTAAAAAAATAAATATAAGTGGTGGAGAGTTTAATAAAAAAGAAATAATTTTATTTAATATAACTCAAATTATAGCTAATGCTCTTGCGTGGTTTGTTGTAGCCCCAACATTAGATATAGTAATTTATGCAGAGCCTGCATCAAAAGTATATTTACAAGGGTTTTTAGGTGGTACAGCAAATATACTAACTGTTGCAATATTAGGAACTGCTATAATTAAGAGTTATGCAAAAACTAAGATACCAACGGGTAGTTTAGATAAAGAACTATAA
- a CDS encoding YgiQ family radical SAM protein, whose amino-acid sequence MTNKFLPVCKQDMIDRGWEQLDFVLVTGDAYVDHHSFGTAIISRVLENAGYKVGIIAQPNWRTVDDFMKLGEPRLGFLVNSGNMDSMVNHYSVSKKHRDKDMYSPGAKMGLRPDRAVIVYCNKIREAYKDAKIIIGGLEASLRRFAHYDYWSDKVRKSVLLDSQADLLVYGMSERQIVEVANALNDGFEPKYIRHINGTCYVADSKDEIYDDYVEIPSYKEVSTSKESYAKAFKVQYDEQDPYRGKAIIQRHGDKYLVQNKPEPPLNREELDAVYALPYAKDYHPMYKEMGGIPAIEEVKFGIVSSRGCFGSCSFCAITFHQGRAVQSRSHESILEEAKYITELDDFKGYIHDVGGPTANFRDAACKKQITKGACKNRQCLHPEPCKNLKVDHTDFLELLRKVRSLPKVKKVFVRSGIRYDYVMADKNDKFFKELVEHHVSGQLKVAPEHIAEEVLEHMQKPAGNTYDKFREKFFRLSEKVGKKQYIIPYLMSSHPGSTLNSAIELAEYLRDTKYQPEQVQDFYPTPGTLSTTMFYTGLDPLTMKPVYVPKSKHEKAMQRALLQYRAPRNYDLVHAALVEAGREDLIGFGPRCLIKPRGEYRRYNNSNNKGKSNSNKKDRGNRKEDTRGKSQNKNSREKDFGNNRNNNKSNKSKRKKR is encoded by the coding sequence ATGACGAATAAATTTTTACCAGTTTGTAAACAAGATATGATTGATAGAGGATGGGAACAGTTAGATTTTGTTTTAGTAACAGGAGATGCATATGTAGACCATCATAGTTTCGGAACAGCAATAATATCTAGAGTTTTAGAAAATGCAGGTTATAAAGTTGGAATAATAGCTCAACCTAATTGGAGAACTGTAGATGATTTTATGAAACTAGGAGAGCCTAGATTAGGGTTTTTAGTTAATTCAGGAAATATGGACTCTATGGTTAACCATTACTCAGTAAGTAAAAAACATAGAGATAAAGATATGTATTCTCCAGGAGCAAAAATGGGGCTTAGACCAGATAGAGCGGTTATAGTATATTGTAATAAAATAAGAGAAGCATATAAAGATGCTAAGATCATAATAGGGGGATTAGAAGCTAGCTTAAGAAGATTTGCTCATTATGACTATTGGAGCGATAAAGTAAGAAAGTCTGTACTTTTAGATAGTCAGGCAGATTTACTAGTATATGGTATGAGTGAAAGACAAATAGTAGAAGTTGCAAATGCATTAAACGATGGATTTGAACCTAAATATATAAGACATATAAATGGAACTTGTTATGTGGCTGATAGTAAAGATGAAATATATGATGATTATGTTGAAATACCATCATATAAAGAAGTATCTACAAGCAAAGAATCTTATGCTAAAGCTTTTAAAGTTCAATATGATGAACAAGATCCATATAGAGGTAAAGCTATAATACAAAGACATGGTGATAAATATTTAGTTCAAAATAAACCAGAGCCACCTTTAAATAGAGAAGAATTAGATGCTGTTTATGCACTTCCATATGCTAAGGATTATCATCCAATGTATAAAGAAATGGGCGGAATACCTGCAATAGAGGAAGTGAAATTTGGAATAGTAAGTTCAAGAGGATGTTTCGGAAGTTGTTCTTTCTGTGCTATAACATTCCATCAAGGTAGAGCAGTACAAAGTAGAAGTCATGAGTCTATATTAGAAGAAGCTAAATATATAACAGAGTTAGATGATTTTAAAGGATATATTCATGATGTCGGAGGACCTACTGCAAACTTTAGAGATGCTGCTTGTAAAAAGCAAATAACTAAAGGTGCTTGTAAAAATAGACAATGTTTACACCCAGAACCTTGTAAAAACTTAAAAGTAGATCATACTGATTTCTTAGAATTACTTAGAAAAGTTAGAAGCTTACCTAAGGTAAAAAAGGTATTTGTACGTTCAGGAATAAGATATGATTATGTAATGGCTGATAAAAATGATAAGTTCTTTAAAGAGCTAGTTGAACATCACGTTAGTGGTCAGCTAAAGGTTGCACCAGAACATATAGCTGAAGAAGTATTAGAACATATGCAAAAGCCTGCAGGTAACACATATGATAAGTTTAGAGAAAAATTCTTTAGATTAAGTGAAAAAGTAGGTAAAAAACAATATATAATTCCATACTTAATGTCTTCACATCCAGGATCAACTTTAAACTCAGCTATAGAATTAGCTGAATACTTAAGAGACACTAAGTATCAACCAGAACAGGTTCAAGATTTTTATCCAACACCAGGAACATTATCTACAACAATGTTTTACACTGGATTGGATCCATTAACAATGAAACCTGTATATGTTCCAAAATCTAAGCATGAAAAAGCTATGCAAAGAGCATTACTTCAATATAGAGCCCCTAGAAATTATGATCTGGTACATGCTGCATTAGTTGAAGCCGGAAGAGAAGATTTAATAGGTTTTGGACCGAGATGTTTAATTAAGCCAAGAGGAGAGTATCGTAGATACAATAATTCTAATAATAAAGGAAAATCAAACTCTAATAAAAAAGATAGAGGAAATAGAAAAGAAGATACTAGAGGAAAAAGCCAAAATAAAAACTCTAGAGAAAAAGATTTTGGAAATAATAGAAATAATAATAAGTCAAATAAAAGTAAAAGAAAAAAAAGATAG